CAATTAGTTAGGTGCTTGGGTGAGCTGTGTGTTTTCAAGCTTGTTCTGTGTTGTGTGCTGGAATTAAAGCTCTCATGTGTGATTAAACCATCGCACTTGTCTTCTTTGAGACATTACAATTGGTGTTGGAAATGGGATGTCTCATGATAATTTAGACCGAATCCTTTGGGATCTGAACATGAACAATATGTTCaattaactgtatcttttttataaatattatttatgttgcatGCCTAAACAGAAACTGGCTTTAAAAATAAACCTAGACTGTGAAAATATTCTCTAAACACTGAGCAAAAAATAGCCCCTGTATATTGTATGTACaggatttacagtactgtgcaaaagttttaagcacttgtgaaaaatgttacatagtgaggatgttttcaaaaataatgccataaatagtgttagtttatcaattaacatcatataaagtccagtaaacataaaaaaaaaggttaattcaATATTTGGGTGACCActtaccttcaaaacagcaccagttctcctaggtacacctggaaacagtttttcttggttgttggcagataggatgttccaagcttcttggagaattcaccacagttcttctatccgGTTAGGCTGTCTTAAttgtttctgtctcttcttgtaatcccagactgaatgATGTTAAGATCCAGGCTCTGTGGaggcatctgttgcaggactccatgttctttttcttttcaattctatttgcaaagggaatgttgaaatctaacaTTGATATTTCCTAatgatacactaaaagcagaatttataaaaataatcgtTTTTAAGAGAAATgtgtatgtaaaaatgtaatgcgAAGGCTTTTGCAtagtatatattataattaaactGTCTAGTCAATATATTGATTTGATCAATCTCTAGTTAAAGGACTAAAACATGCAAATTTGATCAGAAATTACAGATTTAATATTCATATAACAAACATGTATGAAGGATAGGGTTAATTACAATTTAATCATGAAACATTTTTTAAGTAGAgcttatattatttaaatgatgtGTCTCTAAATTTGAGTAGCTTAACTCACTTTCATGTCAACGATTTAGTgctaatgtttatttttcattctttcaatatttatttatttatttatctatccaTCCCAGTCCTATACATCATCTCGAAGAAGATTCAGAGAGACAGAGAttgaatatgtaggctacaataatgttaactaatataatCTTTGGGaatgtgaagttttttttttttttttttttaccagggcgatcttacgagagagagagagagagagagagagagagagagagagagagagactgctcgTGTTATCAGGTGTATTTGGAGTTTTATTGTTCAGCCCTTCTGCAGGTCCTGCTGCTGAAAGGAGTGACGTGAAAATTAGATATTTCATTTCGCGATCATCGACTTCAGTTGGATTTGTTGGCTCATCGATCAGTTGCTCATTTGTACTCTTACTACCCAAAACAGCGCTATGCTCCCGCTTTACGCCAACACATGCACTGGACAACGAGAAAGAGTTCATTTCCATGCGGAATTATTATTGTAGCCATATCCAGTTTTAAAACGCCGACTTTTAGGTAAGTGTAACGGTAGGGTTTTTATTAATGATACGACATTTTGTCGCATCGTTTCAGAAGAATATGAGGGTATTGCATTGATCGTTTATGCTTGTCATGTAGAAGAAAATTATGCGCATTTATAGATGTGACATTAATGCGGTTCATTCATACAGCAGCCTAATATATAATCACTTTCCCACCTTAATATACTACATcgcctctttctttctttctttcgcacTTTCTTATTACTATTCTTGTTGAAAATTAAGAGTTTATCAGTTTGGGGGCATGACTCAACAGGTAGCTCAtccattgcatttttaaaacacattaatgTGTTTATGTAAAATCATCCTGTTTGTACGTTTACCTATACAAAAGTACTACTTTACATATTACCAtagttactatatatatatatatatatatatatatatatatatatatatatatatatatatatatatatataaatgacaaataattacagAAATTTTAAAGCTTCTTACACAGTTTGAAGCAGACATTAATTTATCAAAAATCCAAATCCAAACAATATTTGTTGTAGAATATTTTGTTGAAGAAcatattgttatttcttaaataCTTTTGCTACATTAACTATTCGATATCCAGCAGTTTGACTTCTTGTGTGAATCCTCTCTCCCAAAGATGATGGCTGATATTAGAGCGAGGTACATTTGAAGGTGGTGCCTGTCCAGTTTGAACCCTTAAGTTTGAGTAACCATGGCAGCTGGAGTGGCAGCATGGCTTCCCTTTGCCAGAGCAGCTGCCATTGGCTGGATGCCAGTGGCAAACTGCCCTATGCCCATGGCTCGCAGGGACCATAGTAAGAAGCAAGACGAGCTGATTATCCTGAACGTCAGTGGGCGCCGTTTTCAAACCTGGAAGACCACTCTGGACCGCTACCCAGACACACTCCTAGGCAGTACAGAAAAAGAGTTCTTTTACAATGAGGAAACTAAAGAATACTTCTTCGACAGGGACCCAGATGCTTTTCGCAGTGTCCTCAACTTCTACCGCACAGGTAAGCTGCACTATCCTCGATATGAGTGCATATCAGCCTATGACGAGGAACTTGCTTTTTTTGGCATCATTCCTGAGATTATTGGTGACTGTTGTTATGAAGAATACAAGGATCGTAAGCGAGAAAATGCTGAGCGACTCATGGATGACCAGGATGAGAACAAAGACATCAAACTACCCAACATGAACTTTCGGGAGACCATGTGGCGAGCCTTTGAGAACCCCCACACTAGCACCATGGCCTTGGTGTTCTATTACGTCACCGGCTTCTTTATTGCCATTTCCGTCATCACAAATGTGGTGGAGACTGTTCCATGTGGTTCCACTCCCAACCAAAAAGACATGCCATGCGGCGAACGTTACACTGTAGCCTTCTTCTGCATGGACACAGCCTGTGTGATGATCTTCACCGTGGAGTACCTCATGCGCCTGTTTGCGGCACCCAGTCGCTACCGGTTCATGCGAAGTGTTATGAGCATCATTGATGTAGTGGCCATCCTGCCCTACTATATTGGCCTGGTGATGACCAACAACGAGGACGTGAGCGGTGCCTTTGTCACCCTCAGAGTCTTTCGGGTGTTTCGCATCTTCAAGTTTTCTCGCCATTCTCAAGGTCTTCGGATCCTTGGATACACACTGAAGAGCTGTGCCTCTGAGCTCGGTTTCCTCCTGTTCTCGCTCACCATGGCCATCATCATCTTTGCCACGGTCATGTTTTATGCAGAAAAGGGGTCCAGCTCCAGTAAATTCACTAGCATTCCAGCCTCTTTCTGGTATACCATTGTGACAATGACCACGCTGGGGTAAGTGTGGCTCTTATTGCTTTTGCTGTGGCAAGTAATATTTGATAAATAGATTGTAACAGTTGGATTCCAGAAGtacaaatcccattcattttctccttaACATTGTGCAACCCCGTATCCTCCTGCgcggacattgtgttttgtctttgctacatgctatgcataatttcatttcatttaaaccaccTGATATAATTTCAGAACACTCTGGGTTGTCAGTAAAGCATTAAACTTTTGACgcatgagtcatgtgacaaaacaatatgtcGCTgctcacagcggagtttgtctttgggagaaatgccaacaaaactgcatctggtaagaaacctcattacgtttttacattgaaacctgtttgagtcaaaacacTACAGACTCTAATTCAtcattcatcatttatttattgcGAAGTGGCATGCAGTTAAACACAATGACTACTTATGAGGACTATAGGCCTTTTTTCCCTCAgtaatcctatatttactgtgaattatcacattgagaatcaataggtttatccaaaagctgaattttttttctttcagatgctTTCTATGGATGAAAATAAGTtgtattttgaactgttctgagacctgaAAAGAAAAAGCTGTTGTGACCATGGAACAAAATCATGGCACAATAGCTAAGAAGTGATtgcccactcccatgaagcattgcaaatggcaTTATAGTGTCTGTATTTGTAAATttctgaatgttaaaaaaaaaaaaaaaaaccttaaattatttgtttttatacttaaaaactataaataaaatgtttatacttaccattgtttttaattctgtTACATAATACACAATGCCCTATGCAATGCATAGTTTATTGTTTCACAATTTTCTTCACAAATCATCTAATTAATTTAAGTAAAAAGACTTGAACCTTTGTCTTttatccaattttcaaatactttttttttgttttgttttttgcttcatATTAAAGGTTGTAATGTTTCCATTATTATATGTGGTCGCACAAGAATGATAAATAGTTGGATAAATGGTGCTAAAAAAGCTTCCTGTCTTTGCCAGTAAgtgaagaaatatgaaattgcaaaacggGTTCGTTCTTTccgactaaaatcacttgaacagACATCATTTTGTATTTATGATCTCTGACCTCGGAAGTACGAACTCCCAGGAGAACTTGAATGCACCTTTAGAACTCTTTATTAAAGACATTTCTGAAATCCATATAGAgacaatgaatgggaaaaataatacTTCCGGAACTAAGGCCGCTGAAGCCTGTGaagcactgttgcactctataggtttttattattgtttcttaTGGCAGCTATAGTCATTTGATTGAGTCAAATTTGATAATGAATTGACTGGTAGCTTAAGATGTACAGTATGAATGTTTTCCAGAGCACATTCATCATTGTTAGTCATCAACTACTCATTATGTGTAATGTTGTTTTTTATAACACTTCTTTAAAAGTAAGATAGGACATCATATTGTTTTTCTGTGACCAAACACTAAGTAACTCCTACAATCAGTTTCTGTTTTAACGTCAAACTGCCACTAATTctaattatgaaaataatatatacatattatgttTAATTAAAGGGATTTCGCAAAGACATGACACAGATTTAACTTTTTATGATCAGTGATTTACATGCTTGTTCTATTGCATGATTATTTGGTGGAGCAAAAGTGGAAAATGGACCTGGGCCATAATGTGTATGTAGGACTGCAGTAAAGACAAAAGCTGTCTCCTCAGTAACCCTGAAGGTATAAGTAGCTGTCACAGTGACTAATAGCCTGTAAAGCTACATCTGCTAACAAATATAAACCTTCATTATATCTATCGTTTACTGCACAGAGAACAAGCCGAATAAGGACAGAAGTGTGGTGGGGTGGACTGTGCTGGCATGACCTGTGTCTGTACTGTATGTCTTGATGTTTAAGACTCAAGCAAAGAAAGGCCTGTGAGGACACATAAAATAGCACTCCTGACCCAACTGACAGGGTTTAAAGTGAAATCTGTATTTCTAAAGGGATaattctcccaaaaataaaatattaattagtCATTATTTACCTTGCGTTGTTCAaaacttctttttctttcttccatggaacacaaaaggaggcagaATGGTAGGGACTGGCAGCTTCAATTCCTATTCATTTTCAtcttatatacagtgtatatgtgtgtatatatatatatatatatatatatatatatatatatatatatatatatatatatatataaacaggccCAGCCCCAGTACTTTATCATTTTTATGATATGAAAAAGAGctgccaggatattcttcaaaaatttccCTTTTGTGTTGTATAGTAGAAAGTCTTACagttttggagcaacattagggtgattaaattatAGCAGctttttaatttctgggtgaactaaccacTCATGACAGGAGATtgtgctggccatgacagggtcttgatctggtggtcctccatccacaccttgattgatctggctgtgtggcatggagcattgtcctgctgacaAAAActatcctcagagttggggaagattgtcagagcagaaggaagcaagttttcttccaggataaccttgtatgtggcttgattcatgcgtccttcgcaaagatgaatctgcccgattacagccttgctgaagcacccccagatcatcactgatcctccaacTGGTCGTTTAATGGTTAGACTGAGACCTGAAGAGGCCTTCAAGGGTTGTGTGCgatcatatgcggtttcgtcagatatcatcttgtgagtcaTTGAACAAATTTTTAGAATGCGcacaaccagtgtgtctcgcgccacTTTTCACCTGTTCTGTATCTGAAGAGCTCGCTGCACCACACGCAACAaaaaacccagcgcgagagagtctaacaaatgactcttttgaaccgggtctttttcatgaatcactggagtgactccagccaggtctcctgagcaaccaaattggcacggttgctagggagggtagagtcacatggggtaacctcctcatggtcactataatgtggttcgttctcagtggggcgcgtggtgagttgagcgtagttgccgcggtggatggcgtgaagcctccacaggcgctatgtctccatggcaacgcgctcagcaagccacgtgataagatgcatgggttagcggtctcagacgcagaggcagctgggattcgtcctccgccacccagactgaggcgaatcactatgcgtcTCACgaccaaattgaaaaaaaaaaaaaaaaaagaagacaacacactactgtATGCATACGATACTttctgtaaatatctgtaatgtagattctgaagagtactaaataaaaaaatacaaaactaataaaaaaaatattttatctcttatatttgtataaattatgaaaggggtgtgaacatttatgagcaaaattatcttctcaactatatatactgtttattaaacttgGGTTATCatctgtcttccttttcttcagctttctatcttgtttttttttt
This DNA window, taken from Myxocyprinus asiaticus isolate MX2 ecotype Aquarium Trade chromosome 37, UBuf_Myxa_2, whole genome shotgun sequence, encodes the following:
- the LOC127428173 gene encoding potassium voltage-gated channel subfamily D member 3-like isoform X1; protein product: MAAGVAAWLPFARAAAIGWMPVANCPMPMARRDHSKKQDELIILNVSGRRFQTWKTTLDRYPDTLLGSTEKEFFYNEETKEYFFDRDPDAFRSVLNFYRTGKLHYPRYECISAYDEELAFFGIIPEIIGDCCYEEYKDRKRENAERLMDDQDENKDIKLPNMNFRETMWRAFENPHTSTMALVFYYVTGFFIAISVITNVVETVPCGSTPNQKDMPCGERYTVAFFCMDTACVMIFTVEYLMRLFAAPSRYRFMRSVMSIIDVVAILPYYIGLVMTNNEDVSGAFVTLRVFRVFRIFKFSRHSQGLRILGYTLKSCASELGFLLFSLTMAIIIFATVMFYAEKGSSSSKFTSIPASFWYTIVTMTTLGYGDMVPKTIAGKIFGSICSLSGVLVIALPVPVIVSNFSRIYHQNQRADKRRAQKVQKARLSRIRIAKMGSSNAYLQSKRNGLFNELLDLTGTEGEEQHRNKTTSLLESQHHHLLHCLEKTTAHEFVDEQMYELNCTENALQSFLSRSPSLSSHEGFTGTCCSQRSRKSIPLPNSSMSTTHTHMQSQGLQELSAIDIQCVEQPIHGTSRSSLNLKLDETSQLNNRGQQIITAIISLPSPPPVTSDGCGHGPPNPPATISTTTSLNVVKVSAL
- the LOC127428173 gene encoding potassium voltage-gated channel subfamily D member 3-like isoform X2, encoding MAAGVAAWLPFARAAAIGWMPVANCPMPMARRDHSKKQDELIILNVSGRRFQTWKTTLDRYPDTLLGSTEKEFFYNEETKEYFFDRDPDAFRSVLNFYRTGKLHYPRYECISAYDEELAFFGIIPEIIGDCCYEEYKDRKRENAERLMDDQDENKDIKLPNMNFRETMWRAFENPHTSTMALVFYYVTGFFIAISVITNVVETVPCGSTPNQKDMPCGERYTVAFFCMDTACVMIFTVEYLMRLFAAPSRYRFMRSVMSIIDVVAILPYYIGLVMTNNEDVSGAFVTLRVFRVFRIFKFSRHSQGLRILGYTLKSCASELGFLLFSLTMAIIIFATVMFYAEKGSSSSKFTSIPASFWYTIVTMTTLGYGDMVPKTIAGKIFGSICSLSGVLVIALPVPVIVSNFSRIYHQNQRADKRRAQKKARLSRIRIAKMGSSNAYLQSKRNGLFNELLDLTGTEGEEQHRNKTTSLLESQHHHLLHCLEKTTAHEFVDEQMYELNCTENALQSFLSRSPSLSSHEGFTGTCCSQRSRKSIPLPNSSMSTTHTHMQSQGLQELSAIDIQCVEQPIHGTSRSSLNLKLDETSQLNNRGQQIITAIISLPSPPPVTSDGCGHGPPNPPATISTTTSLNVVKVSAL